CGGCGACCCCGCCGACGCGTTCCACCTGGTGCTGCCGAGCATCCCGGGCTTCGGCTTCTCCGGACCCACGCGGGAGACGGGATGGGAGTACCGCCGGGTCGCCGGGGCCTTCGCCGAGCTGATGCGGCGGCTGGGGTATCCGCGCTACGGGGCCCAGGGCGGCGACTGGGGCTCGGCCATCTCCCGGGAGCTCGGCCGGGTCCACCCCGAGCGGGTGATCGGCGTCCACCTGAACCTGATCCCCGGAGCCGCGGCGGCGAGCGAACCGACCGAGCAGGAGCTCGCCGGACTCGACCCGGCCGAGCGCGAACGCACTCGGGCGTCCTGGGAGCGCACCCGTGCCTGGACCCGTGACCGGCAGGGCTACGCCGACCTCCAGTCCACCCGTCCGCAGACCCTCGCCTACGCCCTCACCGATTCACCGGTCGGACAACTGGCCTGGATCGCCGAGAAGTTCAAGGAGTGGACCGACTCGGGCGAGCGGCCGGAGGACGCCGTCGACCGCGACCACCTGCTCACCAACGTGATGCTGTACTGGCTGACCGGGACGGCCGGCTCCTCCGCGCGGCTGTACTACGAACGCGCCCATGCGGACTACTGGGGCGCGCCGACCGAGCCCTCGCAGGCCCCCACCGCGCTGGCGTCGTTCCCGGAGGAGAACTTCATCGT
The Streptacidiphilus albus JL83 genome window above contains:
- a CDS encoding epoxide hydrolase family protein, which codes for MTTLADEGIRPFRIAIPTADLEDLHQRLDRTRWPDELPGVGWAYGVPRDYLRELAHYWRHGYDWRAAEARLNEWPQFMTTIDGADVHFAHVRSPEPDATPLLVTHGWPGSIVEFEHIVGPLTDPRAHGGDPADAFHLVLPSIPGFGFSGPTRETGWEYRRVAGAFAELMRRLGYPRYGAQGGDWGSAISRELGRVHPERVIGVHLNLIPGAAAASEPTEQELAGLDPAERERTRASWERTRAWTRDRQGYADLQSTRPQTLAYALTDSPVGQLAWIAEKFKEWTDSGERPEDAVDRDHLLTNVMLYWLTGTAGSSARLYYERAHADYWGAPTEPSQAPTALASFPEENFIVLRHLAERTNNIVRWTEYDRGGHFAAMEEPDLLVDDVRSFFRQLRGAESALRTGRGR